One region of Solanum pennellii chromosome 6, SPENNV200 genomic DNA includes:
- the LOC107022945 gene encoding replication protein A 70 kDa DNA-binding subunit D-like, whose amino-acid sequence MTLWGDFAEIEGQMLQSLESEKPVLAFCDVKSSIYQGDFVLSTTPVSSLLINPQFEKANNLQKWNDNMKAEKIDVSLMPSKLSEN is encoded by the exons ATGACTTTATGGGGAGACTTTGCTGAAATCGAAGGTCAAATGTTACAAAGCCTTGAAAGTGAAAAACCAGTTCTTGCCTTTTGTGAtgtaaaatcatcaatttatcaAG GGGATTTTGTCCTTTCCACAACTCCTGTTAGTAGTTTGCTTATAAATCCACAATTTGAAAAAGCGAACAATCTCCAAAAATG GAATGACAACATGAAGGCAGAAAAGATTGACGTAAGTCTAATGCCAAGCAAACTAAGTGaaaattag